Below is a genomic region from Deltaproteobacteria bacterium.
TGTGCTCTAAAGGGCCGGGAGAAACGTCCATTGGAAGAAGTCATTAACAAGGCTGCAGCTTGGCTTGAGTCAGATGAGCTTGCAGGTGAAATAAGGGGGAATGTGAATGATAAAGGGAAAGCTGTGTGAATATTTTTCAGGATTTGGCTTCAAAAGATTGTCTGCTACAGAAGTTGACCCCGAAACCTCCCATGGTCATGAGTTTCAAGGGATAGGTGCATTTAGGGAGCTTTTTGGGACGGAACGCCATGAGTTTTCAGCCACATTTATTCATCTGTCCGATATTCATGATGATGGCCTTATCAGTCAACAAGGTGATCTTAGCTGGTATGATTCCAGGGAAAACCAGCCCCATCGGTCACCGGAATACCGTCTATATTACCATGCCGAAGTCACCCTTGTACAAGAGTACATCAATCCAGAAGATCTGATAATTGTTGCCCGCGAACCGGATGGTAACATTGTAGTCATGATGGCAGAGGCTGGCAGCACTTACGAGCAACAGCTCATGTGGCTTTTTGATATTGTCGAGGAAGAACTCTTCACGAAATTCATTGTCCGAGATGTTGATGATGACGAAACGCTTAACTATGCCTCACGTATCATACTGGAAAATCTTGGTATCGAGATCATTGAAGAAGCGGAAAACTGGCTCGATGTAATGCTGGACAGGTTTGGTAAGGCATTTCCCAAAACCAGAGTTTTCTCGGCATTCGCCCAGGAAACCTTACCTGAAGTTTCACCGATAGACAACCCTGATACCGCCCTTGTCCAGTGGATGGATCAGGAAGAACTGCTTTTCAGAACCTTTGAACGACATCTGGTGACAGAACGACTAAGAGAAGGATTTGGCACCCATGGCGATGATGTTGATGCCTTTATCAGCTTTTCGCTAAGCGTTCAGAACCGACGGAAATCACGTGTCGGCCATGCACTTGAAAACCATCTTGAGCAAGTTTTTATTTCACATAACCTTAGTTATTCTAGGAACAAGGAAACAGAGAACAGGGCAAAACCTGATTTTATTTTCCCGGACATTGATAAATACCATTATCCTGAATTCCCTGATTGTCGCCTTTCCATGCTGGGTGTAAAGTCATCCTGTAAGGACAGATGGCGTCAGGTCTTGTCGGAAGCTGCGAGAATAAATGAGAAGCATCTTCTGACAATGGAGCCGGGTATTAGTGAAAACCAGACGAGCGAAATGCAATCAAACTCACTTCAGCTTGTTGTGCCTTCATTACTGCACAGTACATACAAGCCTGAGCAGCAAACTTGGCTTTTCGATGTTGCGGATTTTCTGGATATGGTGAGAGAGCGTCAATCAACTGATTAACAAGAATACAAACAAATAGATTGAACAACGGTTTATGGACTTTAAGAAAGGAATAGATGGTCACATCTGCATTATTAAGTTTTTACTGGACAAGAGCAGCAAGGAATGAGGCCGTGTCTTGAGTCCTGAATTCAAAAGTTCCATTTAGAACAAAAGATATTTACAATCAGAAATGATTGAGGTATAAGAAAACAAATGTTATGGGGGATAAGCAAATGGGGGAGAGAGTTTATATTAACGGAAAAGTAGAAAGCCCGGACCGGTAACGGTTTTGGGCTTTTTTTATATTTAGGGTCAGGGGATATGCTTTATTAAAAAATTAGAGTAAAAGAAAAAAGAACTATTTAATATTCAGTTGCCTTTTTTTGATAAGCTTCAGAAACTGAATCATTACTTGTTTGTACTAAACGGAGGTCATGTATGTTTGGAATTGGCATGCCGGAAGTTATAATCTTGACCATCGTATTTTTATTCATATGGTTTTCGATCAAGATTGCTAAATACTCTTTTCGGCAGATGAATAAGGTCGAGAATCAATCACTCGGTAGTGAATCAGAACGAGGTGATCATCAGCTAAATATTGATATCAACGACTTTCGGTTTATTGCGGATAATCTAATAAGTGAAAAGGAAGTAATTTTAACCGAAGAAGAAATCCCCCTGGACAACAGTCATGGGTCAAGCCCAATCGTGAGTGAGCATGAATTTACAAGAACTGTTATCAATTCATTTCGATTAGATAAGGTTCAAACTATGTCTGGTCTTGTAAAAAGCAGCTTATGGACTCTTGTTGAAACAGAGGTGAAAAAAAATTTGACAAAATCTATTGGTATTCAGATTGGGGAACAGATTACACGAAGAGTAAAGGTTAGGATAGAGGCAGGGCCGGGGCAAGTCGTTCGATATAAGCTTATCTGGAAGCAGAAACAGCGTGAAGGAAAAGCACTTGTTAATATTCAAAATAAAGAGATTCAAATACCATACACCACAATGTATGGTTTGTTTCATTCGGTTAAAAGTATCGAGGTATAAATAAAGAGAAATAAAGGGTCACACCTACCGCACATCTGCATTATTAAGTTTTCACTGTATAACAGCAGCAAGTAACGGGGCAGTGCCTTAAATCCTGAATTCAGGAACAAAGACCTTAGCCCCGAATTGAAAAATTGTTTTGATGGGTTGCACCCATTCTGCGAAGCTATATATAGGGGAATTAGTTGTGGTGCATTGGGACTCCTTTCAGAGTTAAATAGCTCTTTCAGGAGGATTAGTTTACCACCTGTTCAACCCAAAGATAGGTAACACTTTAACCTATAGACATGGGTAACACTTTTTGGGTACTGGTTTAGGTTGATGGACCAGCAGGGTTGGACCAAGTTAAGTAGTTGATATTTAATAGTAATGGCTTTAAAAAAGACTCTTTTCAGCCTTTAGAAGCACCATTTTGAGCTCAAAAAGAAGGTTTTAAAATAAATTTACAAATCAAGGGAGGACTTAAAGATGGGCGTTTATTATAACTGTTATCTCATACCTGAAATTGAAAAGATGAATTATACACCCGATGGAGATACACTCGTTTCACTGGCAAACAAGCTTTTCGAACTTGAGTGGGCAGGGAAGGCTGAAAGCTATGAGACCTTGCAATGCAATGGCGATTGCATGATCAGGAATAAAATGAAAGAAGAAGAGAGAGAGAAGCTACCTTGAAGCAGTTGGCCGATTCGAGAAAGGCTTTTTCCTTCGATCTCCCATATTATGGTGATGCGTCCTCTATTGACGACGAATTTCCACCGGGTGTGGTTTTCAAGGAAAACAAATCTCTTGCAACTATTAGGGATGTGCTTCTCCCCAAACTCCTCGCCGGTGAAATCTCAATAGGAGAGGCCGGGCGCAAAATGGAGGAGGTGGCATGAGCTATCTCCTTTTCATGGATGAAAGTGGACATGATCTCAGGGAATCACCTTATGAGGTTTTGGCGGGCTTCTGGAGTTGAAGGCAAAGAAACTGCTCAAGAAGAAGACATTCAAAATTGCCTCTCAACTGCCTGACATTAAGTCGACTGAAAGAACACAACTGGCGCAGCAATGCCTTATAAAAGGTCAGAAATCATTGGGGAAAGACGGCAGCGGCGCTACAAAATCTGAATTAACAGCACTGTGTCAGGCTAAAATTGCATTTGTAGAGCATTTACTGGAATTATGTGCAAACTATCGTGTAAAAGCCTTTGCCAGTATTGTAGACCGTGACGCGAAACGCCCCGAGGGCAAGGGATTTTTGAGGAAAGACTACGCTTTTTTATTTGAACGTTTTTACTACTTCCTTGAAGATCAAAGAGGTGAACCACAGGGTCTGGTTGCTTTTGATGAACTTGACAAGTCGCAGTGTCATCTGCTGCTGGACCAGATGACTCATTATTTCAGGGAAACGGCAAAGGGGCGCATGCGTTCGTCTTTAGTTATCCCTGAGCCCTTTTTCGTGCATAGCCATTTAACAACAGCGGTACAGATTGCCGATATTGTGGCCTATATTACAGCATGGGGCGTAAGGTTGCCTGGGATGAAAAGGGAAAAACGAACAGAGTTGGATGGCCTTGCAGAGCAGATTTGCACACTGCGATATAAAACGAGCCGTGAAAACAGGGGCTCAGAACATGCTATATGGAGTTTTGTTTTATTGAACGATTTGAGAACAAAAAGACAAAAGATGAAATAGTTTTTTTTTGACAATAAAAAAGGCAATGCCAACTTACGTCGACAAAGCCTCCATAAATAATTATGCTTAAGTGGCTTTAAAAAAGCAATGAAAAAGTGAGAAAAAAATTTCACTTAAAATAATGCATTTTAGAGCGATAAAAAATGCTCTTTTTAACACGGCAAAAAAGCTCCGGTCTTTTGCAGGAAATGTCCGGACCTTTAATTCACAGCTCCGGACATTTAAAGCCCGTACTGCCCATACAGGCGATAGTGCCAGTTTGGGGTCGTCATGCCAAGTACTTGATAAATAAACGATAAGGTCTTAATATAGGGCGGATTTAAGAGATATATTCACTTTTTTGAGGCTAAAAAGGGCGATATAGTCCCCAAAAGCCAAGCTGAATCGAATTATGGGGACAGGCTACTTTAAGGGTAAATAGGGCAGGGGCTCCCCTTTAAAGTTCCCCCTGAAGAGAAACCATGACCAACATAGTCGCCTTCAAAACAGATAAGATTTATGAACTGGAGATGGTTAAAGATGCCCTGAAGGAGGCGGGTATCCCCTTTTTTATCCGTGAGGATACCATGGTAGGGTTACATCTTCCTATTCCCATTGCACCCGTTCCTGTTCCGGGTGTTTCCTTCCTTGTTCTTGTTCCTGAAATTGCATTTGAAGAATCCAGAGCGCTTATCAAAACCCTTCCTGTTGAAGAGACAGAGGCTGATCCTGTGCGGCGTTTCAACCCCCCAAAAGAAGGCAAGCAGCTCTTTAAAATGGAAGGAAGGCATTATGCTGTCATAATTTTCCTTATCTTTGTTTTTTTCATATCTCGGCTTTTCTCACATTAATAAAAAGCATCACCCGGCTTGAAGAATGAAAGCCAATGCAAAAATAGAGATTAGTTAATGTGCCGGGTTTTACCACCCCCGCCCCCTCCTGAAACAGGAGGGGAGTTACAAGTTCCCCGCCTTGATAATGGATTTATGCCCCTTGAGGGTAGGGGCCAGGGGTGGTTGAAAAAAACACCAGGAGATACCCCCTCCGGCCCCCTTGACAAGAGGAAATAAAGCCGCTCTTTTTACGCTCAAAATAAGGGCTTAGGCAGCAGTATTCCATTTACCAATTTTACAGTCTCCCCTTTTTTATTATTGCACTTAAAAGCTGAATGTTCCCGGCAAAAAATGCAAAAGTGCAATATCTGTCTTGACATAACAAAATGATAGAGTAGACTCTCAGTGAGAGTTAATTGCCCTAAGTCCGACAGGCTCCTGGATGTAAGGGCGGAAAGTGGCGGATAGTTTTAAGGTGGATAAACTGCCGAAAAATGAATTTCAGGGTATGCCCGGCTTTTAATTTTTGGGGAAGGGGGGTGAATCGTAAGACCAAAAAAATGAAGTTTTCCAACCATTGCTTGATCATAAGAGAAGTAATTCATAAAAAATGAGAGAAGTTAAATAGGAATGAGTTCAATCATTAAAGTGTTCTGTTTTTTTAATCATTTTTTTCAGTATCCAATCATTCAGCTTTGAACAAAACAGGTGGTTTTTGTAAGGGTCGTATCGATTGTGGCAAATTCATTCAGTAAGGAGTTCCTCCCTGTTAGGCCACAATATGTGAAACATTGTATTATCCAAATATCTAAAATAAAAGCAGCTTGTACAGTGCAATTCTGATTTTTGATATTATCCGGCAACTGTCTGATGACAAAAGCTCAAAAAATTGCATTGATTTTACACTTAACAAGCAAAGGAGGACAAGAAATGAAAACTTTAACCAGCATTATAGGCGTGTTAACGCTTTTACTTACAGGGAGCGCTCTGGCAGGAGTATGCCCGAGTTCGAACGTTATTGAAGAACCGCCTGCTTTCCAGTGGACGGATGCAGGGGGCTATTGGAGCGGCACTCTGGAACTGGGTGAAGCTAGCCTGAACATCGGCAGTGATACTTTTACAACACGCGCCTATCGTCAGGCGGGCGGAAACTTTACTATCCCCGGCCCGACGCTCAACATGATACCGGGAGAAACTTATGTCCTGACATTTAAGAACCTGCTGCCCTATGCAGAACCCAGTCCGGAGCATAACAACTTAAAGGATCCCAATATTTCCAACATTCACACCCATGGTCTTCACGTATCACCTGAAACTCCTGCTGATGATGTGACACGCCTCATTAACGGCGGTTTCTGCGGTGACTATGTGTATGAAGTTCCGGCTAACCATATGGGTGGAACACTCTGGTACCACCCTCATCACCATGGTTCAACTTATCTGCAGGTAGCAGGCGGTGCATTTGGTCTGCTTATTGTTGACGATTCCAATGACGGTATACCGCAGGGCGTTGCCGGCATGACGGAACGTGAGCTTGTTGTCGGTTTTCTTGATCCCGGCGCTGCCGGGGCCGGTGGCGACACTCTCATGTCCGGCACACTTTCACCTGGCTGGACGGTGAACGGCCGGGCGCTGGGGAACATGTGTATGCCCGCAAATGAATGGCAGCGCTGGCGCCTTTTGCTTGCTGACCACGGCGCCAAGGTTAAAACCGTGTCTGTTCCCGGATGTGATGTGGCTCTTCTGTCTCGTGACGGTGTATGGCGAACAGTTGCACCTTTGGACCTCCCAACAAGCTCCATTGACCTGACCGGCGCCTCTCGTGCCGACCTGGCCGTGAGGTGTAGTGCTGATTCAACCATCTCGGTCGATGGGAAGCCCGTTGCCAATGTTTACGCCGACGCCGCCTTGCCTGCCGATTTAGCTGTCGGACCTTATGATAACGGCGCTTCGGGAAGCACCTGGTCTGCCATACGTCCGCCATATTTACGAGACCTTCGGGCTGAAACTCAGGTTGAAACTCGTAATGTTAGTATGGGAGCCCGTACAATCAATGGAGATAAGTTTGACGGTAACGTTCCGACCTTCACGGTCCCCGCAGGTAGTGTACAGGAATGGAAGATTAAAGGCGCTACCAATCACCCCTTCCACAAACACGTCTACCACGTTCAAATGAACGGCGCCTGCGGCGGTAATGATGCTTTTGAGGACGGTGAATACTATGACACAATTGCCGGTAACTGTCTTGTACGCTTTGATTTGAACCCTGCAACTTCCAGCGTTTATAATGGTATGACGGTTATGCATTGCCATATTCTGACCCATGAGGATGAAGGCGCCATGGGCTGGACTGATGTTGTCGGTGGTTTTCCTCCTCCGGCTTTCCCCGGTCCCGGTTATCAGGCTCTCTACCAATGTAATTAATGGCTCTACTCCTGGAGGACCATTGGATATTTCCTGCGCCGGCAGTTTTGACATGACGGCCTGATTGCCGGTAATGGTCCTCATTGCCGGGAGTGCGCCACCAAAACCCTATCAAAAACCACCTGCTTGTATAGGGGACAACAAGAATAATGTCTGTCTAAATCTGTAAGTTCAGTTGTTTTATTTTTAAGAAGAAGGGGGAGCATTAAGCTCCCCTTTTTACGTTCAAAAAGAGGATTTTAAGCAACGGCTTCTCTCAACCTTTCTTCTTTTCCGGCAGGATTATCAGGGTATTAAAAAACCTGTCACCCTCTCTTCCCGCGGGAGAAAGGATGACAGGCTGGAGTGAAGCAGATCAAGCTGAGCAGTTTAAATAATACTTTACTTTCCTTACTATTTTCCGTGAATTACCGTTCCGATTATCTGCACAACGCCCGGCTCTCCCACGATTGCCCGAAGTACAAGGCTGTTTTCGAATTCAATAGGCTGCTGAAAGCCGATGGTTACGGCATCAATGCCGACTGCCGAAGTATTGACGACAACGCCGAAAGGATTGTTCTGAGTTAATCCCCAGTTTTTGAGCGCTGCAATATTGCGCTGAACGATGACCTTTCCGTCAATTTCGAGAGATACGGCGGTGAGACCGCTGGCGCCGCCCTGTTTGGTCATACGGGCCGCAACAAAGGTTCCGGGGCCTGTAATGTTAACCAGATCGTGCGTTGAGCCGCTGGCGGGATTTGTAATCAAACCTTCGGCATCGTCAGCTTCCTTAATGGTGGCGCAGTTGCAGCATTCCTTATTCTGAAGATTTTCTGCAATGTCAGCCAGTGTATCTTTGATATCCTCGAGGTTGTCCCCCACATCTTCCAGTTTGTCGGTAATGTTGCCCAGGTTCTGTGGAACCCCCTTGTCCCCTGCATTGGCAACGAAGGTAAATGAAAATACAAATGAAAATACAATGCCTGAGATTAAAATCTTTTTAGTTCTTTCAATCATTATGTCCTCCTTCAAATAAGCGATTAAAGTAAAAGTATTTTTTAAGGTCTGCAACAAATTGACAGATAACAGCTTTTGCTTCACCTCCCCTTAAAGCTGATTTATTGTGAATAGAAGGAGGGAGTGAAGAGAGCATCCCCCCCCTTTTTTTTAGATGGAAAAAGAACCAACCCGTCCATAAAT
It encodes:
- a CDS encoding multicopper oxidase domain-containing protein; amino-acid sequence: MKTLTSIIGVLTLLLTGSALAGVCPSSNVIEEPPAFQWTDAGGYWSGTLELGEASLNIGSDTFTTRAYRQAGGNFTIPGPTLNMIPGETYVLTFKNLLPYAEPSPEHNNLKDPNISNIHTHGLHVSPETPADDVTRLINGGFCGDYVYEVPANHMGGTLWYHPHHHGSTYLQVAGGAFGLLIVDDSNDGIPQGVAGMTERELVVGFLDPGAAGAGGDTLMSGTLSPGWTVNGRALGNMCMPANEWQRWRLLLADHGAKVKTVSVPGCDVALLSRDGVWRTVAPLDLPTSSIDLTGASRADLAVRCSADSTISVDGKPVANVYADAALPADLAVGPYDNGASGSTWSAIRPPYLRDLRAETQVETRNVSMGARTINGDKFDGNVPTFTVPAGSVQEWKIKGATNHPFHKHVYHVQMNGACGGNDAFEDGEYYDTIAGNCLVRFDLNPATSSVYNGMTVMHCHILTHEDEGAMGWTDVVGGFPPPAFPGPGYQALYQCN
- a CDS encoding DUF2007 domain-containing protein yields the protein MTNIVAFKTDKIYELEMVKDALKEAGIPFFIREDTMVGLHLPIPIAPVPVPGVSFLVLVPEIAFEESRALIKTLPVEETEADPVRRFNPPKEGKQLFKMEGRHYAVIIFLIFVFFISRLFSH
- a CDS encoding type II restriction endonuclease, producing MIKGKLCEYFSGFGFKRLSATEVDPETSHGHEFQGIGAFRELFGTERHEFSATFIHLSDIHDDGLISQQGDLSWYDSRENQPHRSPEYRLYYHAEVTLVQEYINPEDLIIVAREPDGNIVVMMAEAGSTYEQQLMWLFDIVEEELFTKFIVRDVDDDETLNYASRIILENLGIEIIEEAENWLDVMLDRFGKAFPKTRVFSAFAQETLPEVSPIDNPDTALVQWMDQEELLFRTFERHLVTERLREGFGTHGDDVDAFISFSLSVQNRRKSRVGHALENHLEQVFISHNLSYSRNKETENRAKPDFIFPDIDKYHYPEFPDCRLSMLGVKSSCKDRWRQVLSEAARINEKHLLTMEPGISENQTSEMQSNSLQLVVPSLLHSTYKPEQQTWLFDVADFLDMVRERQSTD